One window from the genome of Mustela lutreola isolate mMusLut2 chromosome 11, mMusLut2.pri, whole genome shotgun sequence encodes:
- the HPS4 gene encoding BLOC-3 complex member HPS4 isoform X2: MATTTSTEPTSASWWNYFFLYDGSKVKEEGDPTRAGICYFYPPQTLLDQQELLCGQIAGIVRCVSDISSSAPTLVRLRKLKFAIKVDGEYLWVLGCAVELPDISCKQFLDQVIGVFSFYNGPVSLAYKNHSQEDLRTEWDTFIEQILRNTSDLHKIFCSLWNLDRTQVEPLLLLKAALILQTCQRSPHILAGCVLYKGLIVSTQLPPSLMAKVLIQPAASRHQRRPAGGGGPQEQGAALPPNVQILPVFLTKEEATSLHEFPREQSASPTAAPARLQEHPARQPPCPQSTVAPTDKTTGHVEAMAWMLAATPESACPDGAWPDGSGENGHLPGHDLEEVRPANLHSLARDEGPGLGCSLAKEFHLTCGEEEPDLSAIHIPEAQETGASSGYFAFPSMCAPDGGGPCFEEFVSVSGDREPEPPDALPVVMAFSSLLSPSTPEMLSQNGALKQHDELPEDSSQAPFPREDHLSRRTSRPRSWPCSDLRQRGTMLPMREQGLECVGVHDNCSAPSSLDLAESQDDSGSPADRKDPRSTPASCMGLVPMTLYTHSVNGLVLSLLAEEPLLGDDVAIEEVYHSSLASLNGLEVHLKETLPKDVAASPSRMYNFTHYDCIQNVLTTNLPQAATSQDRRFLRAVSLMHSDFAQLPALYEMTVRNASTAVYACCNPAQETYFQQLAAAARSSGFPSPQDGAFSLLGKAKQKLLKHGVNLL, translated from the exons ATGGCCACCACTACCTCGACAGAGCCGACATCAGCCTCCTG GTGGAATTATTTCTTCCTATATGATGGTTCaaaggtaaaggaagaaggagatCCGACAAGAGCTGGCATTTGTTATTTCTACCCCCCTCAG ACCCTGCTTGACCAGCAGGAGTTGCTCTGTGGACAGATTGCGGGCATCGTGCGCTGTGTTTCGGacatctcctcctctgccccgACCCTCGTCCGTCTGCGGAAGCTGAAATTTGCCATAAAGGTGGACGGAGAGTACCTTTGG GTCCTGGGCTGTGCTGTGGAGCTCCCTGACATTAGCTGCAAACAGTTTCTGGATCAGGTCATTGGAGTCTTCAGCTTTTACAATGGACCTGTATCTCTGGCTTACAAG AACCACTCTCAGGAAGACCTACGCACTGAATGGGACACCTTCATTGAACAGATTCTGAGGAACACCAGCGATCTGCACAAGATATTCTGTTCCCTCTGGAACCTGGACCGGACTCAG GTGGAGCCCCTGTTGTTGCTGAAGGCAGCGCTCATCCTGCAGACCTGCCAGCGCTCACCTCACATTCTCGCCGGCTGTGTCCTCTATAAGGGACT GATTGTTAGCACCCAGCTCCCACCCTCCCTCATGGCCAAGGTCCTGATTCAGCCAGCTGCGTCTCGGCACCAG AGAAGACCTGCAGGAGGGGGTGGCCCACAGGAACAGG GAGCAGCGCTCCCCCCGAATGTCCAGATCTTGCCTGTGTTCCTGACCAAAGAGGAGGCCACCAGTCTCCATGAATTCCCAAGGGAGCAGTCAGCCAG CCCTACTGCAGCACCAGCCAGACTCCAGGAGCACCCAGCCCGGCAGCCTCCATGCCCTCAGAGCACCGTTGCCCCGACAGACAAGACCACTGGCCACGTGGAAGCCATGGCCTGGATGTTGGCAGCCACTCCTGAGTCTGCGTGTCCTGATGGAGCCTGGCCAGATGGCAGTGGGGAGAACGGGCACTTGCCTGGTCATGATCTGGAGGAGGTCAGGCCTGCAAACCTGCACAGCCTTGCCAGGGACGAGGGTCCCGGTCTTGGCTGCTCCCTGGCAAAGGAATTTCATCTTACCTGCGGGGAGGAGGAACCAGACTTGTCTGCCATCCACATTCCagaagctcaggaaacaggagcatCCTCGGGTTATTTTGCCTTCCCAAGTATGTGTGCCCCAGATGGTGGTGGTCCTTGCTTTGAGGAATTTGTTAGCGTCTCTGGTGACCGGGAACCCGAGCCACCTGACGCCCTGCCTGTGGTCATGGCCTTCAGCAGCCTCCTCTCTCCATCCACTCCTGAGATGCTCAGCCAGAATGGAGCCCTGAAACAGCACGATGAGCTCCCAGAGGACAGCAGCCAAGCCCCCTTTCCCAGGGAAGACCACTTGTCCAGAAGGACGAGCAGGCCTCGGTCTTGGCCTTGCTCAGACTTGAGGCAGAGAGGAACCATGCTGCCCATGAGGGAACAGGGCCTGGAATGTGTTGGGGTTCACGACAACTGCTCAGCACCCAGCAGCTTAGACTTGGCAGAGTCTCAGGATGACAGCGGTTCCCCTGCAGACAGAAAGGACCCCAGGTCAACCCCAGCATCCTGTATGGGCCTTGTGCCAATGACGCTCTACACCCACAGTGTTAACGGGCTGGTGCTGTCCCTGCTGGCCGAGGAGCCGCTGCTGGGCGATGATGTCGCCATCGAGGAGGTG TACCACAGTAGCCTGGCGTCCCTGAACGGGCTGGAGGTCCACCTGAAGGAGACGCTTCCCAAAGATGTGGCTGCCTCCCCCAGCAGGATGTACAACTTCACGCATTATGACTGCATCCAGAATGTGCTAACCA CAAACCTGCCACAGGCGGCCACCTCCCAGGACCGCCGCTTCCTCCGGGCCGTCAGCCTCATGCACTCAGACTTTGCCCAGCTGCCCGCGCTGTACGAGATGACTGTTAG GAATGCCTCCACTGCGGTGTACGCGTGTTGTAACCCGGCCCAGGAGACCTACTTCCAGCAGCTGGCTGCAGCGGCACGGAGCTCCGGCTTCCCCAGCCCGCAGGACGGTGCCTTCAGCCTCCTGGGCAAAGCCAAGCAGAAGCTGCTGAAGCACGGGGTGAACCTGCTGTGA
- the HPS4 gene encoding BLOC-3 complex member HPS4 isoform X1: protein MATTTSTEPTSASWWNYFFLYDGSKVKEEGDPTRAGICYFYPPQTLLDQQELLCGQIAGIVRCVSDISSSAPTLVRLRKLKFAIKVDGEYLWVKDPLFPYGYPVVPVPWLRKLSRLDSFGSFADDQVLGCAVELPDISCKQFLDQVIGVFSFYNGPVSLAYKNHSQEDLRTEWDTFIEQILRNTSDLHKIFCSLWNLDRTQVEPLLLLKAALILQTCQRSPHILAGCVLYKGLIVSTQLPPSLMAKVLIQPAASRHQRRPAGGGGPQEQGAALPPNVQILPVFLTKEEATSLHEFPREQSASPTAAPARLQEHPARQPPCPQSTVAPTDKTTGHVEAMAWMLAATPESACPDGAWPDGSGENGHLPGHDLEEVRPANLHSLARDEGPGLGCSLAKEFHLTCGEEEPDLSAIHIPEAQETGASSGYFAFPSMCAPDGGGPCFEEFVSVSGDREPEPPDALPVVMAFSSLLSPSTPEMLSQNGALKQHDELPEDSSQAPFPREDHLSRRTSRPRSWPCSDLRQRGTMLPMREQGLECVGVHDNCSAPSSLDLAESQDDSGSPADRKDPRSTPASCMGLVPMTLYTHSVNGLVLSLLAEEPLLGDDVAIEEVYHSSLASLNGLEVHLKETLPKDVAASPSRMYNFTHYDCIQNVLTTNLPQAATSQDRRFLRAVSLMHSDFAQLPALYEMTVRNASTAVYACCNPAQETYFQQLAAAARSSGFPSPQDGAFSLLGKAKQKLLKHGVNLL from the exons ATGGCCACCACTACCTCGACAGAGCCGACATCAGCCTCCTG GTGGAATTATTTCTTCCTATATGATGGTTCaaaggtaaaggaagaaggagatCCGACAAGAGCTGGCATTTGTTATTTCTACCCCCCTCAG ACCCTGCTTGACCAGCAGGAGTTGCTCTGTGGACAGATTGCGGGCATCGTGCGCTGTGTTTCGGacatctcctcctctgccccgACCCTCGTCCGTCTGCGGAAGCTGAAATTTGCCATAAAGGTGGACGGAGAGTACCTTTGG GTCAAAGATCCTCTTTTTCCCTACGGATATCCAGTGGTTCCAGTGCCATGGTTGAGAAAACTCTCCCGCTTGGATTCCTTTGGCTCCTTTGCTGATGATCAG GTCCTGGGCTGTGCTGTGGAGCTCCCTGACATTAGCTGCAAACAGTTTCTGGATCAGGTCATTGGAGTCTTCAGCTTTTACAATGGACCTGTATCTCTGGCTTACAAG AACCACTCTCAGGAAGACCTACGCACTGAATGGGACACCTTCATTGAACAGATTCTGAGGAACACCAGCGATCTGCACAAGATATTCTGTTCCCTCTGGAACCTGGACCGGACTCAG GTGGAGCCCCTGTTGTTGCTGAAGGCAGCGCTCATCCTGCAGACCTGCCAGCGCTCACCTCACATTCTCGCCGGCTGTGTCCTCTATAAGGGACT GATTGTTAGCACCCAGCTCCCACCCTCCCTCATGGCCAAGGTCCTGATTCAGCCAGCTGCGTCTCGGCACCAG AGAAGACCTGCAGGAGGGGGTGGCCCACAGGAACAGG GAGCAGCGCTCCCCCCGAATGTCCAGATCTTGCCTGTGTTCCTGACCAAAGAGGAGGCCACCAGTCTCCATGAATTCCCAAGGGAGCAGTCAGCCAG CCCTACTGCAGCACCAGCCAGACTCCAGGAGCACCCAGCCCGGCAGCCTCCATGCCCTCAGAGCACCGTTGCCCCGACAGACAAGACCACTGGCCACGTGGAAGCCATGGCCTGGATGTTGGCAGCCACTCCTGAGTCTGCGTGTCCTGATGGAGCCTGGCCAGATGGCAGTGGGGAGAACGGGCACTTGCCTGGTCATGATCTGGAGGAGGTCAGGCCTGCAAACCTGCACAGCCTTGCCAGGGACGAGGGTCCCGGTCTTGGCTGCTCCCTGGCAAAGGAATTTCATCTTACCTGCGGGGAGGAGGAACCAGACTTGTCTGCCATCCACATTCCagaagctcaggaaacaggagcatCCTCGGGTTATTTTGCCTTCCCAAGTATGTGTGCCCCAGATGGTGGTGGTCCTTGCTTTGAGGAATTTGTTAGCGTCTCTGGTGACCGGGAACCCGAGCCACCTGACGCCCTGCCTGTGGTCATGGCCTTCAGCAGCCTCCTCTCTCCATCCACTCCTGAGATGCTCAGCCAGAATGGAGCCCTGAAACAGCACGATGAGCTCCCAGAGGACAGCAGCCAAGCCCCCTTTCCCAGGGAAGACCACTTGTCCAGAAGGACGAGCAGGCCTCGGTCTTGGCCTTGCTCAGACTTGAGGCAGAGAGGAACCATGCTGCCCATGAGGGAACAGGGCCTGGAATGTGTTGGGGTTCACGACAACTGCTCAGCACCCAGCAGCTTAGACTTGGCAGAGTCTCAGGATGACAGCGGTTCCCCTGCAGACAGAAAGGACCCCAGGTCAACCCCAGCATCCTGTATGGGCCTTGTGCCAATGACGCTCTACACCCACAGTGTTAACGGGCTGGTGCTGTCCCTGCTGGCCGAGGAGCCGCTGCTGGGCGATGATGTCGCCATCGAGGAGGTG TACCACAGTAGCCTGGCGTCCCTGAACGGGCTGGAGGTCCACCTGAAGGAGACGCTTCCCAAAGATGTGGCTGCCTCCCCCAGCAGGATGTACAACTTCACGCATTATGACTGCATCCAGAATGTGCTAACCA CAAACCTGCCACAGGCGGCCACCTCCCAGGACCGCCGCTTCCTCCGGGCCGTCAGCCTCATGCACTCAGACTTTGCCCAGCTGCCCGCGCTGTACGAGATGACTGTTAG GAATGCCTCCACTGCGGTGTACGCGTGTTGTAACCCGGCCCAGGAGACCTACTTCCAGCAGCTGGCTGCAGCGGCACGGAGCTCCGGCTTCCCCAGCCCGCAGGACGGTGCCTTCAGCCTCCTGGGCAAAGCCAAGCAGAAGCTGCTGAAGCACGGGGTGAACCTGCTGTGA